One genomic segment of Mustelus asterias chromosome 26, sMusAst1.hap1.1, whole genome shotgun sequence includes these proteins:
- the LOC144479670 gene encoding zinc transporter ZIP3-like, with amino-acid sequence MNVLVIKLLCTAGVFILMMLGALLPVRMIQIDYEKAHKSKKMLSLCSSFGGGVFLATCFNALLPVVREKVQEVLKSGNISTDYPLGETMMMVGFFLTIFVEQLILTFRREKPSFIDLETFNAGPEGGSDSEYESPFISPGRGQSNLYGRSSHSHSHSLNMSDVPRSSPLRLLSLVFALSAHSVFEGLALGLQEERAKVVNLFIGVAVHETLAAVALGVSMAKGGLLMRDALKLALMVSAMIPAGIGIGMGIQSADSFGSHIASVLLQGFAAGTFLFVTFFEILVKEFEDKHDRLLKVLSLILGYALLAGFVFLKW; translated from the exons ATGAATGTTTTGGTGATTAAACTCCTCTGCACGGCTGGGGTCTTCATCCTGATGATGTTGGGCGCACTGCTGCCCGTTCGAATGATCCAAATTGACTATGAGAAAGCACACAAGTCCAAGAAGATGCTCTCACTTTGCAGTTCGTTTGGTGGTGGAGTATTTCTGGCTACCTGTTTCAATGCTTTGTTGCCAGTTGTAAGGGAAAAG GTTCAAGAGGTTCTTAAAAGTGGAAACATATCGACTGACTATCCACTGGGTGAGACAATGATGATGGTGGGATTCTTTCTGACGATCTTTGTTGAGCAATTAATTCTGACGTTTCGAAGGGAGAAGCCATCTTTCATTGATTTGGAGACATTCAATGCGGGGCCAGAGGGCGGCAGTGATTCTGAGTATGAGAGCCCCTTCATTTCACCGGGGCGAGGTCAAAGCAATCTGTACGGCCGCAGTTCCCACTCACACAGCCATTCCTTGAACATGTCCGATGTGCCCCGCTCCAGCCCTTTGCGCTTGCTCAGTCTGGTGTTTGCCTTGTCCGCCCACTCTGTGTTCGAGGGCTTGGCCCTGGGCCTGCAGGAGGAAAGAGCGAAGGTTGTCAATCTGTTCATTGGAGTGGCGGTTCACGAGACACTGGCTGCTGTGGCGCTGGGAGTAAGCATGGCGAAAGGAGGCCTCCTCATGAGAGACGCACTGAAGCTGGCCCTGATGGTCAGTGCCATGATACCAGCTGGGATAGGCATTGGGATGGGCATCCAGAGTGCTGACAGCTTCGGCAGCCACATTGCATCTGTCCTGCTGCAGGGTTTTGCGGCCGGGACCTTTCTGTTTGTCACTTTCTTTGAAATTCTGGTGAAGGAGTTTGAAGACAAGCACGACCGTCTTCTGAAAGTACTTTCTCTGATCCTGGGCTATGCCCTGCTGGCTGggtttgtttttttaaagtggTAA